The proteins below come from a single Triticum aestivum cultivar Chinese Spring chromosome 5D, IWGSC CS RefSeq v2.1, whole genome shotgun sequence genomic window:
- the LOC123119954 gene encoding adenylate kinase 3, with translation MATNIEDVPSVELMTELLRRAKCSSKPDKRIILVGPPGSGKGTQSPLIKDEYCLCHLATGDMLRAAVAAKTPLGIKAKEAMDKGELVSDDLVVGIIDEAMKKPSCQKGFILDGFPRTVVQAQKLDEMLAKQGAKVDKVLNFAIDDAILEERITGRWIHPSSGRSYHTKFAPPKTPGVDDVSGEPLIQRKDDTAEVLKSRLEAFHIQTEPVIDYYSKNGLVANLHAEKPPKEVTAEVQKALS, from the exons ATGGCGACGAACATCGAGGACGTGCCTTCGGTGGAGCTCATGACCGAGCTGCTCCGCCGCGCCAAGTGCAGCTCCAAGCCCGACAAGCGCATCATCCTCGTCG GTCCACCTGGCTCTGGAAAGGGAACACAGTCTCCCCTTATTAAGGATGAATATTGTTTGTGCCATTTAGCCACTGGCGATATGCTGAGGGCTGCTGTCGCCGCTAAGACTCCTCTGGGTATCAAGGCTAAAGAAGCTATGGACAAG GGAGAGCTTGTTTCAGATGACTTGGTTGTTGGGATTATTGATGAAGCCATGAAAAAGCCTTCATGTCAAAAAGGTTTTATCCTTGATGGCTTCCCTAGAACTGTTGTTCAAGCACAAAAG CTCGATGAAATGCTGGCAAAGCAAGGTGCTAAGGTTGACAAGGTTCTAAATTTTGCAATTGATGATGCAATATTGGAAGAACGAATTACTGGCCGTTGGATACACCCATCGAGTGGTAGATCTTACCATACAAAATTTGCTCCTCCTAAGACTCCAGGAGTTGATGAT GTTTCGGGAGAACCCTTAATTCAAAGAAAAGATGACACAGCTGAGGTCTTGAAGTCAAGGCTTGAAGCTTTCCACATACAAACTGAACCT GTGATTGACTACTACTCCAAGAATGGCTTAGTGGCAAATCTTCATGCGGAGAAACCACCAAAGGAAGTGACCGCCGAGGTGCAGAAAGCTCTTTCGTGA